The genomic DNA CGTACACGTCCAGAGTAAGGTTGTCGCCGGCGCTGCCTGCCAGGGTGACGGCGATGTTCACCTGGGTGGCGCTGCCGAGGTGAAGGGGGAGCCATTCGCTATCGAAGTCGTTGCCGTTGCCGCCAATGTCCCCGCCGCTCTTGGAATAGGGCAGACTGTCGCCGACCGCGCCGGGGTTGGAGATGTCCACACTCCAGGCGGCGCCGCTGCCGCTATCCTGGGTGATGGTGAGGGTGTGAATGCCGGCGGAAACAAAATAGCTCACGCTCGTATCCGCTTCCGCCGTCTTCTGGATATACTCGTCATCCAGCCAGAACTGATACCGCCCGGCGGCAACGCCCAGGTCAAACGTGTACAGCCCGGAAGCGGGAAAATGGACGCGCGCGCTGCTGAACAGTCCGCTGCCATTTGCCGTGCCCGTCCAGGTGTAGGCGGCGGTGGGCAGGTCGAAGACATTCAACAGGAAGTCGGAACTGCCACTGCCGTTATTGCTCAGATTGAATGTGTTGTTGCCCGTGGTCAGCGTGCCGCTGCCCCACAGCGTTTCACCCGGCTGCGCCTCCCCACTCCAGACCGCCTCGCCCGCACCATCCGTGATGTTCAGCGAGAGGGGTTCGTCACCGGAGACGGTGAGCGAAAAATTGAAACCGCGCGTGCCACTGAACAAGGGAATAACGGGCGCGATGCTTTGGCCGCCGGCGAGCGTGCCATCGGCGGAAAAGAAGGGGGGCGTGCCGCCGGGTGTGGCACTATTCTGCGCCTGTACCAGTGCCGTCACCCCCAGTGCCAGCGCCAGCACGAGCGCCCACCATAGCCGCATGTGGCGGGTCAGGCGACGGATAGAAAAGGAATTGTGAGCCATAGATGGTCCTCCATCGAAAAACAGTTGTTAGTAGATAATTACCGGTGCGCCACCCGCAAAACTCGGAGCGGTGGCTGGTAGATTTTTCGTCGATTGTTGAGTGTTGACTGTTTTTGCGGCGCGCGGGACGCAGAAATAATACATCCGCGGCGGATGTGATCCGCGCGGTTGTCCAACGACAGCGTGATATTTCCATATTGTGGCACTGCGAACCGTAGTTAGCCGAGAATTGCCGAATACTGCTCACATTATAGCGATTCGCCGCGCGTATCGTGATAGCGCAATAGTCATGGGGGAAGGTGTCGGTCGTTTTGCGTCATGCCTGTTTCGCATTACAATCACCGCCGCGCACTTTTGGGACAAAGGAAGGTATTATTGTGACCGAGTTACACCCTGCTTTCGATTGGCACGAGATTGCCCGGCTGGCCCTCGTTTCCCGTTTGATGGATGAGTTGGAGGAGGCGGAACTGCACCCGCAAGGGCTGGTGACGTACCAGTTTTCCGCGCGCGGGCATGAGTTGGGGCAGCTTTTGGTGGCTCAATTATTGACGCGCCCGTTTGACGCCGCCGGCGTGTATTATCGCTCGCGCCCGTTTATGTTGGGTTCTGGCCTGACGGCGGAGGAGGCGCTGGCTTCGGATATGGCGCGCGTGGGCAGCGTGAGTGGGGGGCGAGACGTGGGGGTGGTGTTTAATTTGCCGCGACGGGGGCGGGCGCTGGTTTTGCCGGCAGGCGGCGATGTCGGCTCGCAGTATACGCCCGCGGCGGGGTGGGCGCAGGCGATTCAGTATCGCGCGCGGCAGTTGGGCGAGAAAGAGGCCGCGGACAGCGTCGCCGTCGTTTTTGGCGGAGATGGATCCGTGGCTACCAACGGTTTTTGGTCGGCGCTGACTATTTCCACGACGTTGAAGCTGCCGTTGCTGTTTGTGATTGAGGATAACGCCTACGCCATTTCCGTGACGGGTCCCATGCAGACGCCTGGGGGCAACATTGCTGCTAATCTGGCTTCTTTTGCTCAGTTACAGGTCTGGGATGGTAGTGGCACGCAGCCGGCGGAAACGGCGCGGTTGGTGCATGAGGCGGTGCAGTATGTGCGTGGGGGGCGGGGGCCGGGTTTGCTGCGGCTGACTGTGCCGCGCCTCTCCGGGCACTCCAGCGTGGATAATCAGGCGTACAAACCGGAGGCGGTGCGGCAGGAGGAGTGGACGCGCGATCCGATTGCGGCGCTGCGGGGTTATCTTGTGCCGGCATTACTCAACGCAGCGGATTGGGAGGAATTGGAGGAGGAAGCGCGGCAGGCGGTGCTGGCGGCGCGGGACAATGCGGCGCGGCAGCGCGTGCCCGATCCGGCGACGGTGGCGCGGTTTGTGTTCGCGGAACCGGGCCAGGTGGCGCAGGGTGGGGGATTGGCGGCGGATGGGTGGAAAATGCCGGCAGGAACCGACCAACCCCATGCCACCGATCCCCGCCGCATCAACTTTGTGGAAGCGATCCGTCGCGCGCTGGCCGCGGAGCTGGCGCTCAATCCGCGCTGCCTTGTTTTCGGCGAGGATGTGGGGGAGAAAGGGGGCGTTCATGCGGCCACGTTGGGGCTGCAAAAGGAGTTTGGCGCGGCGCGGGTGTTTGATACGAGTCTGTCGGAGGAGGGGATCATTGGCCGGTCCACGGGGATGGCCCTGGCGGGGTTGCTGCCGGTGCCGGAAATCCAGTTTCGTAAGTATGCCGATCCCGCTACGGAGCAGTTGCATAATGCCGGCACGCTCCGCTGGCGCACCAACAACCGCTTCGCCGCCCCCCTCGTCGTGCGTATCCCCGGCGGCTTCCGCAAAATCGGCGACCCCTGGCACAGCGTCACCAGCGAAATCGACTTCGCCCACGCCGTCGGCTGGAAAGTCGCCTTCCCCTCCAACGCCGAGGACGGCGTGGGACTGCTGCGCACCGCCCTGCGCGGCGACGATCCCGTCATCTTTTTCGAGCACCGCGCCGTGTTGGACGCCGGCTGGTCCC from Ardenticatenales bacterium includes the following:
- a CDS encoding pyruvate dehydrogenase, which gives rise to MDELEEAELHPQGLVTYQFSARGHELGQLLVAQLLTRPFDAAGVYYRSRPFMLGSGLTAEEALASDMARVGSVSGGRDVGVVFNLPRRGRALVLPAGGDVGSQYTPAAGWAQAIQYRARQLGEKEAADSVAVVFGGDGSVATNGFWSALTISTTLKLPLLFVIEDNAYAISVTGPMQTPGGNIAANLASFAQLQVWDGSGTQPAETARLVHEAVQYVRGGRGPGLLRLTVPRLSGHSSVDNQAYKPEAVRQEEWTRDPIAALRGYLVPALLNAADWEELEEEARQAVLAARDNAARQRVPDPATVARFVFAEPGQVAQGGGLAADGWKMPAGTDQPHATDPRRINFVEAIRRALAAELALNPRCLVFGEDVGEKGGVHAATLGLQKEFGAARVFDTSLSEEGIIGRSTGMALAGLLPVPEIQFRKYADPATEQLHNAGTLRWRTNNRFAAPLVVRIPGGFRKIGDPWHSVTSEIDFAHAVGWKVAFPSNAEDGVGLLRTALRGDDPVIFFEHRAVLDAGWSRRPYPGDDFMLPFGRGKVITHGDALTVVTWGAMVERCAAAAQGLDVAVIDLRTIQPWDQEMVLESVRHTAKCLIVHEDMQFGGFGAEIAATIVDQVFMDLDAPVQRLAPPQVPVPFNTALMDGMIPTVSQIRERMEWLLAY